Genomic segment of Rhodococcus rhodochrous:
GAGCGTGCGGGAGGTGGGGTGATGCGGGATCGTCCCGTCGATCAGCCCGCGCAGGAAGTCGAGTCCGTGCATGTCGCGGTTGGCCGCCGACGTCGGTGCCGGGTCCTCCCACGTGTAGGTACGCTGCCGCTGCTGTTGCTCGTCCGTGCTCACGATGACCGACCGTATCCCACCTCCGGAGGGGTGACATGTGGAGCCGAGCGTGCCATTCTCGATGCATGCGCCGTCGATGTTGATCCGATCCGGTGACCTCGCTGTCCGCGCGGGTGGTCGCGTACGCGTCCGTCCGCGAGTTCGTGCCGCTCTACGGCCTGTACGCGCTGCTGTTCGAGGACCACGGTCTCGACACCCGCTCCATCTCGTCGCTGTTCGTCCTGTGGTCGGTCGTCGCCTTCGTCTCCGAGGTGCCCTCGGGCGCGTGGGCCGACACCGTCTCCCGTCGCGGACTGCTGTTCGGCAGCGGTGCCCTGCTCACCGCCGCGTTCACGATGTGGCTCGTCTGGCCCGGCTACTGGGGGTTCGCGCTCGGCTTCGTCCTGTGGGGCGTCAGCGAGTCGATGAAATCCGGCACCTTCGAGGCCCTCGTCTACGACGAACTCGCCGCGCGCGGGTGCGAACACCGGTACGCGGCGATCATGGGATACGCCAACGCGGGTGAGATGACGTGTGTCTTCGTCGCGATCCTCACGGCGGCACCGCTGTTCGAACTCGGTGGTTACGCGCTCGTGGGCTGGGTGTCGGTCGCGATCACCGTCGTCGACATCGCGCTCGTGGGAACGCTTCCCGCCGCGCCGAAGGTGGAGGAGGCCGACGAGATCGCCGGCAGCGGAGACACCGTCCTCGTCCGGTACATGTCGTCACTGCGGTCCGGCACGTCCGAGATCCGCACCGACCGGGCGGTGCGACGATCGGTCGTCCTCGCGGCAGCCCTGCTCGCCTGCCTCGCCTTCGACGAGTACTTCGCTCTCCTCGCACGCGAATCGGGAGCCGAGACCGGATTCGTGCCGGTGCTGGTCGCGCTGACGGCCGTCGGACAGGTGGTCGGTGCCGCGACCGCCGGATGGACGGCGACGATGAGCGGCCGCACCATGGGTGCCGTCGTGATGGTCGGATCGGCGCTGATCGCCGGTGGCGCCCTCGCCGGAGGGATCGCCGGATTCACGGCGATCGGTGTGGGCTACGGCGCGCTGCACAACACGGCGATCGTCGCCGAGGCGCGCCTGCAGGACACGATGTCCGGTCGTGCCCGGGCGACCGTCTCGTCCGTCGTCGGCCTGACGAGCGAGGTGCTGTCGGTGGCGATCTTCGCCGCCTACGCGCTCGGCTCGCTGTGGTTGCCGATGGCGGTGCTGGTCGCGGTGACGGTGCTCCCGCTGGTCGGGCTGGGCGTGGTCGCGCCGAGGCTGTTGCCCGCGGCGCGACCCGCCGGGACCGAGCAGGGTCGGTGACTATCGGATGTGGATCACAGCTTGGTGCTGCGCAGTTCGTGACCCTTCGAGGTCTTGCAGCGGCCCGATTCGAGATCCCACTGCCAGCCGTGCAGATTGCAGGTCAGCGTGGTGCCGTCGACGACACCGAACTTCGACAGGTCCGCCTTCAGGTGCGGGCAGCGACGCTGGATCTCGTAGCCGCCCAACTCGATCGACGCCGAGTCGTCGTGCGCCTCGGCGAACCAGCCGTCGGCGTACGCGATGCGCTCGTCGGTCAGGCACTTGAAGAAGGTGTAGAGGAACTCGTTGTATCCACCGATGCGCCAGGCCGTGAACCGGGTGGACAGGAAGATCGTGTTGACCCAATCGGGCTCGTCGTCGCGCAGAACCGTGCGCACGAGCTCGGGAGCGATGCGGAAACCGTAGCGGTACTTGCCTTCTCCCTCGATGGGTTCGCGCACGACCCGCTTGGGGAAGTCGAGCACCACGGTCTCGTCGCCCATCACCAGGCCCACCGGATAACCGATGCCGTCGCAGATGAGATCGGACTGGGCCATGATCGGCTCGAACTTCGCCTTGAGCGCGGGCAGCAGCGGCTCGCCCTCGGCGGGAGCCCAGGTCGCCTTCTGCGCCGCGATCACCGGCGCGAAACGCTGCGCCATGTCCTCGATGTAGGCGGCCTTGTTCGTGAAGATCGCCTCGACCTGCTCGTCGGGGATCGGGTGCGTGAGCGTCATGTGCTCGCTGCCCTTCAGATCCACCACCGAACCCGGGATCATGAGCAGACCGCCGTCGCGGCCGTGGATGCGCAGCTGCTCGAGGAAGACCTGCTGGTCGGGGAAGATGTTGCCCTCGTCGCCGTGGTCGTCGTTGAGGTCGCGCAGGTCGTCGTCGAGGAAGACCGGCGGGCCGGCCGACGGCACGATCCACGTCGCGTCGACCTGGTCGATGTAGCTGCGGCAACGGTCCATGCCGCGCTGGCGCTTCTGCTTGCCGAAGTTGGCCTTGGTCTTCTTCGGGATGTCGTAGACCATCGGGTACCAGATGGCGCCCGAGTACTGCAGCAGGTGGATGTCGATCTTCCCGAACGCCTCGTGCATGACGTCCATGTCGATCGGCCGCGCATCGTTCATGTTGAACACGGTCGACTCGCCGTCGGAGACGATGAGGCCCGAGTCGCCGATCGGTCCGTCGGCCGGCGCGCGCAGCGCGATGATCATGATGTCCAGATCACCGCGGGGGCCGCTCACCGTGTGCTTGACGGAGTCGGTGGTCTCGAAGAACTTCGTGAAGCCGAGCTTCTCGAGTTCACGACGCAGATCCGGCACCGGGTAGTCGGGCAGCAGGACGGTCGCGTCCTTGTTCACGTACCTGCTCAGCGTGTCGGGATCGAAGTGATCCTTGTGCAGATGCGAGACGTACAGGTAGTCGACGTTGCCGAGAGCGTCCCAGTCGAGACCGGTGTTGTCCGGGAAGGGCACCCACGAGGCGAAGTACGCGGGCGTGACCCACGGATCGCACAGGATGGACCCCGCTTCGGTCTGGATGTGGAAACCGGCGTGTCCGACGCTGGTGATCTGCACTTCGTACCCTCCTGACGTGCTGACCGACGCCTACCAGGGTAGGCGCCGCCCATCAGTCCACTGCGCCCAGGCAGTACCCGTTGCTCCCCGTCGTGAGCAGGACCACCAGGTCACGGGGTGTACCGGCCTCCACGATCGGAATCGTCACACTCGCGTACGCCTCCGAGATCGGGGTGACGGAGGCGGCCGCGGCGTCGAAGGAGTCGAGGTCGCCGAGGACGTCGGGATCGGTGGCCAGCGGCGGCACTCCCGGGTTCCCGGTGCCCCACGGATCCCACGTGCCCCGCGCCTCGCACACCAGCGGGTACCGCTCCTCGGTGTCGTCCGGGTCCACCGGCGCACCGATCACCCGCCCGAGGAATCGTTCGACGGCGTAGCGGGCGTCCTCGTCGGTGTAGCCCGGCGCGCCGGTCGGGTTCACGTACGGGCATGCGTAGCCGGATGCGATCTCGCTGCGCAGGACGGACACGTCGACACCGCCGGCCGACCACGTCACCGCGTACTGGCCGTCCCTGCCCGGCTGCTGCACCGCTGCGGTGATCGCGTCGACGTCGGCGTACATCTGCCGGGCCCGTTCCGGGGCGATCGTCCAGCACCTGCCGACGACATCGGTGCCGGCGACGAGATCGTTCGTCCACGCCTGCAGCGCCACGGTGGCGGCGGGATTGCCGGGGACGTCCCCGACGACCACCGTGGGCGCCGCGGCGGAGGCGGTGGTCTCCTCGACGGATTCCACCGCGCTCGGTTCCGGACTCTCGGTCGGGATGCCGGACTGCCCGTCACCCTCACAACCGGTGACGGTGAGGACGACGGCGACGGCGAGACCGGCGAGGGCGAATACGTCGGGCTTTCGGGCGAGGGTGCGCACAGCATTGCCTTTCGACGATGATCACGGTCGTTCCTCCACCGGAGCCCCGCTAGGCTGACCGGCGTGGAACCCTTCTATCGGACCATCATCGGTGTCGCCCGCACGCTCTTCGCAGCGCAAGGGCTGAAATTCTCGATCACCGGGGAGGAGAACATCCCGGAGACGGGTGGTGCGGTCATCGCGATCAACCACACCGGCTACATGGACTTCACCTACGCCGGGATCCCCGCCCGCGCCACCAAGCGGTACATCCGCTTCATGGCGAAGAAGGAAGTCTTCGACCACAAGATCTCCGGCCCCATGATGCGCGCGATGAAGCACATCCCCGTCGACCGCGGCGACGCCGGCGAGTCCTATCGACTCGCCGTGGAGGCGCTGCGTGCCGGGCAGCTCGTGGGCGTGTTCCCGGAGGAGACGATCAGCCGCAGCTTCGAGCTCAAGGCATTCCGGTCCGGTGCGGCCCGGATGGCGAACGAAGCCGGTGTCCCGGTGATCCCCATGGTCATCTGGGGGTCGCAGCGGGTGTGGACGAAGGGCCATCCCAAGCGGCTCGGACGTACGAACACCCCGATCACCATCGAGGTGGGCGCCCCCATCCAGCCGTTCGAGCCGGCCGCGGAGATGACCGCGCAGCTCCACGCGACCATGGAGGAGATGCTCCACCGGGTCCAGGACGGCTACACCCACGAACCCGGTGCCTACTGGGTGCCCCGCCGGCTGGGCGGATCCGCGCCGACCCTCGAGGAGGCGACCGCCCAGGACGAGGCCGCAGCCGCCGAGCGCCGCGCGCGGAAGGCACGCGAACGTGCCGCCCGTGAAGGTGCCGCCGGTGACGGGAACGACGACGCAGGCGGCGACCGCGGTACTTCGGCACAATGACGGAGTGAACGCACAGTCGAGTCGAGAATCGCATCGGGACCACGGCACGGACGCGGTGCGTCCTGCGTCCACGGACGAGCCGCGTCCCGGGTTGGTGGCCACGGACGTGGACGGCACCCTGATCGACGACGCCGAGAAGGTGTCCGATCGGACCCGCGCCGCGGTGCATGCGATGGTCGACTCCGGTGTTCCGTTCGTCCTGGCCACCGGCCGCCCGCCGCGCTGGATCGCGCCGGTGGTCGAGGAGTTGGGTTACGCGCCGATGGCGGTGTGCGCGAACGGTGCCGTGCTCTACGACAGCTCCACCGACCGTGTGCTCAGCGCCGCGGTGCTCGAGGTCGACGAACTGGCGTGGATCGCCGAGGTGGCCTCATCGGTGCTTCCCGGTTGCGGTCTGGCCGCCGAGCGGGTGGGGGAGCGGGCCCACGACGCGGCGACGCCGCAGTTCGTCAGCGCTCCCGGTTACGAACATGCCTGGCTGAATCCGGACAACACCGAACTCGCCGAGCACGAGGTGATCGGTGAGCCCGCCATCAAGCTGCTCGTCCGGCTCCCCGGCGCGACCAGCCGGGAGATGGCGGAGGCTCTCGTGCCGAAACTGCACGGGCTGGTCGACGTGACCTATTCGACGACCCACGGGCTCATCGAGATCTCCGCGGCGGGGGTCACGAAGGCGTCCGGTCTCCAGGAGATGGCCCGGTTGCTGGGTGTCTCCCACGAGAATCTCGTGGCCTTCGGCGATATGCCCAACGACATCCCGATGTTGTCGATGGCACGCCACGGTGTGGCGATGGAGAACGCACATCCGGAGGCGAAGTCGGTTGCAGACGAAGTCACCGCCACCAACGTCGAGGACGGGGTGGCCCGCGTTCTCGAACGGTGGTGGCGGTGACTCGTTCCTACCGGTGCGCTGCGGGTCAGCCCGCGGGCGCCGGTTCGGGTGCCGGTTCCGGCGCAGGTGCCGGTTCGGGTTCGGGCGCAGGAGCACCCTCGGGTGCGGGTCCTGCGACGTCGGCCGGCTGATCCTGCATCGCCTGGTCGTAGGCGTCGTCGTAGGCGCGCAGCACCTTGGTGACGACACCCGTGACCTCGTTGAAGATCAGCGAGCCGAACTCGAAGTCCGAACGCCAACCGTCCGGCACCCGGTACTCGTCGCTGGTGGGCAACCCCAGCTCACCAGCGTCGAGTCCGTTCTTCTCCCACGCCTTGTAGATCTCGCCGAGTACCGTCCACGTGCCGCCGTTCGGTGAGGTGTAGATGGCACCGTTGACGAAATTCACTCGTTCGAAACCGCTCTTGATCGTGGGAAGGATCGAGGTCACCGCCTGTCCGAGCCGTCCGAGTTCGCCGCCCTCGGCGAGCCACTTCTGGACCACCGGGTGACCGCTGAGGCGGATCAGCTCGTCGACGACACCTTCCGCGGTGTCGGCCGAGCCCGAGGCGAGCGCGCCGACGTTGACGTCCGGCACGTTCGGCTTCGGGTTGGACGGTGACGGGTTCGACGGCTGCGGGTTCGAGGGTTGCGGGTTCGACGGCTGCGGGGCAGTGCCGCCGCCACCGCCCTTC
This window contains:
- a CDS encoding lysophospholipid acyltransferase family protein; this encodes MEPFYRTIIGVARTLFAAQGLKFSITGEENIPETGGAVIAINHTGYMDFTYAGIPARATKRYIRFMAKKEVFDHKISGPMMRAMKHIPVDRGDAGESYRLAVEALRAGQLVGVFPEETISRSFELKAFRSGAARMANEAGVPVIPMVIWGSQRVWTKGHPKRLGRTNTPITIEVGAPIQPFEPAAEMTAQLHATMEEMLHRVQDGYTHEPGAYWVPRRLGGSAPTLEEATAQDEAAAAERRARKARERAAREGAAGDGNDDAGGDRGTSAQ
- a CDS encoding MFS transporter, which gives rise to MTSLSARVVAYASVREFVPLYGLYALLFEDHGLDTRSISSLFVLWSVVAFVSEVPSGAWADTVSRRGLLFGSGALLTAAFTMWLVWPGYWGFALGFVLWGVSESMKSGTFEALVYDELAARGCEHRYAAIMGYANAGEMTCVFVAILTAAPLFELGGYALVGWVSVAITVVDIALVGTLPAAPKVEEADEIAGSGDTVLVRYMSSLRSGTSEIRTDRAVRRSVVLAAALLACLAFDEYFALLARESGAETGFVPVLVALTAVGQVVGAATAGWTATMSGRTMGAVVMVGSALIAGGALAGGIAGFTAIGVGYGALHNTAIVAEARLQDTMSGRARATVSSVVGLTSEVLSVAIFAAYALGSLWLPMAVLVAVTVLPLVGLGVVAPRLLPAARPAGTEQGR
- a CDS encoding Cof-type HAD-IIB family hydrolase; this encodes MRPASTDEPRPGLVATDVDGTLIDDAEKVSDRTRAAVHAMVDSGVPFVLATGRPPRWIAPVVEELGYAPMAVCANGAVLYDSSTDRVLSAAVLEVDELAWIAEVASSVLPGCGLAAERVGERAHDAATPQFVSAPGYEHAWLNPDNTELAEHEVIGEPAIKLLVRLPGATSREMAEALVPKLHGLVDVTYSTTHGLIEISAAGVTKASGLQEMARLLGVSHENLVAFGDMPNDIPMLSMARHGVAMENAHPEAKSVADEVTATNVEDGVARVLERWWR
- a CDS encoding Rieske 2Fe-2S domain-containing protein, with protein sequence MQITSVGHAGFHIQTEAGSILCDPWVTPAYFASWVPFPDNTGLDWDALGNVDYLYVSHLHKDHFDPDTLSRYVNKDATVLLPDYPVPDLRRELEKLGFTKFFETTDSVKHTVSGPRGDLDIMIIALRAPADGPIGDSGLIVSDGESTVFNMNDARPIDMDVMHEAFGKIDIHLLQYSGAIWYPMVYDIPKKTKANFGKQKRQRGMDRCRSYIDQVDATWIVPSAGPPVFLDDDLRDLNDDHGDEGNIFPDQQVFLEQLRIHGRDGGLLMIPGSVVDLKGSEHMTLTHPIPDEQVEAIFTNKAAYIEDMAQRFAPVIAAQKATWAPAEGEPLLPALKAKFEPIMAQSDLICDGIGYPVGLVMGDETVVLDFPKRVVREPIEGEGKYRYGFRIAPELVRTVLRDDEPDWVNTIFLSTRFTAWRIGGYNEFLYTFFKCLTDERIAYADGWFAEAHDDSASIELGGYEIQRRCPHLKADLSKFGVVDGTTLTCNLHGWQWDLESGRCKTSKGHELRSTKL